The Epinephelus lanceolatus isolate andai-2023 chromosome 8, ASM4190304v1, whole genome shotgun sequence genome includes a window with the following:
- the LOC144464177 gene encoding uncharacterized protein LOC144464177, with translation MEDTSEEEYVPQPAPDSDESWESLRLGGKGKGGRGKGKGRGHAEGRGRTRSRGEGSRSRSRAPSRAPGRRGRQRTKALREEDRVWLAQLRAASIAEMQTALQHLSQEEKDVILQSVVTRLPGVMLDILEFQEQTPGPHLPDRGQPAWCTCLNCRRMPTQMENLCCWQTPEAGVPTWRCTVWMRVCCVW, from the exons ATGGAGGACACTTCAGAGGAGGAGTATGTGCCTCAACCTGCTCCAGACTCTGATGAGTCATGGGAAAGTTTGAGACTAGGGGGTAAAGGCAAAGGTGGGAGAGGAAAGGGGAAAGGAAGAGGTCACGCTGAAGGTCGGGGAAGGACACGCTCAAGGGGTGAAGGCAGCAGGTCGCGGTCCAGAGCTCCTTCAAGAGCACCAGGGCGCCGGGGCAGGCAGCGCACCAAAGCTCTCAGGGAGGAGGACAGAGTCTGGCTCGCACAGCTTAGAGCTGCCAGTATAGCTGAGATGCAG ACGGCTTTACAACATCTGAGCCAGGAGGAGAAAGATGTCATTCTACAGTCAGTGGTGACCCGCCTACCAGGGGTGATGCTGGACATCCTGGAGTTCCAGGAGCAGACACCAGGACCACATCTTCCAGATAGAGGGCAGCCTGCATGGTGCACCTGCCTGAACTGCCGACGCATGCCGACCCAAATGGAAAACCTGTGCTGTTGGCAGACTCCGGAAGCAGGAGTGCCCACCTGGAGATGTACTGTCTGGATGAGGGTATGCTGCGTCTGGTGA
- the LOC117258016 gene encoding uncharacterized protein LOC117258016 isoform X1, with product MWVGVLYHVTGKHEWTRGKCDHGPLDEATRDKELMVPGSAPHEALQRVMFNRRWLKDVAKYLTFRSTSELESFQNCILMYAGKRFALSPPVYEARCLLAALDYNHHNHRPDYIGWNNKKSYKRLYSKKSHNYRVQAVKVAKDYGYIPELQRCILRKRMDGGALPRKAKHWPGDPRHFGNLAGVVPPTAELVQTQIRRGQASAT from the exons ATGTGGGTGGGGGTGCTTTATCATGTCACAGGGAAGCATGAATGGACCCGTGGCAAATGTGACCATGGACCACTTGATGAAGCGACCCGTGATAAAGAGCTCATGGTGCCAGGCTCTGCACCACATGAGGCTCTTCAACGAGTCATGTTCAACAGACGCTGGTTGAAGGATGTCGCGAAGTATCTGACCTTTCG GTCAACTTCAGAACTTGAGAGTTTCCAGAACTGCATTCTCATGTATGCTGGAAAAAG gtttgccttatctcctcctgtctatgAAGCAAGGTGCCTTCTTGCTGCATTAGACTACAACCACCACAACCATCGACCAGATTACATCGGCTGGAATAACAAGAAATC ATACAAGAGACTGTACAGCAAGAAGTCACACAATTACCGTGTCCAAGCGGTAAAGGTTGCAAAGGACTATGGCTACATCCCTGAGCTGCAGCGTTGCATCCTAAGAAAGCGTATGGATGGAGGGGCGCTTCCAAGAAAAGCAAAACACTGGCCAGGTGACCCAAGGCATTTTGGAAATCTTGCAGGAGTTGTGCCCCCAACGGCAGAACTGGTCCAGACACAGATTCGCAGAGGACAG GCCTCAGCTACATGA
- the LOC117258016 gene encoding uncharacterized protein LOC117258016 isoform X2: MDSPGHTAQYCTYTTMENESKDIISVVTVDKRQTNHNSVIMEKHAFIQTFDSLLENLNITEIVTDAHMQIAALMGHVGGGALSCHREA; this comes from the exons ATGGACTCCCCAG GACACACTGCCCAGTACTGCACTTATACCACTATGGAAAATGAGTCCAAGGACATCATCAGTGTTGTCACTGTGGACAAGAGACAAACCAACCATAACAGTGTGATCATGGAGAAGCATGCCTTCATACAGACGTTTGACAGCCTTTTGGAGAACCTGAACATCACCGAGATTGTCACTGATGCACACATGCAGATTGCAGCACTGATGG GACATGTGGGTGGGGGTGCTTTATCATGTCACAGGGAAGCATGA